One window of Medicago truncatula cultivar Jemalong A17 chromosome 2, MtrunA17r5.0-ANR, whole genome shotgun sequence genomic DNA carries:
- the LOC112419524 gene encoding F-box/kelch-repeat protein At3g23880, with protein MQLKSVCKSWKYLISDSNFAKNHFRVSTTRHHLVSDKTKPSLNYYPLSSVFTEITPTTTPLQLQFPLNDQSWDRFIGSCRGILCFSLGKAPPLVWNPSIQKFTKLPSLGYTEREGLCRLYGFGYDHVSDTYKVVVVDWYSDDGSHYGLDKNQTMLHTLGTNSWRRIQNFPYTPFGADGSGTVVCGTINWLTSKTWSATSLFIVSLDLEKESYRELLPPPDHRVITVVNFMLGVLRDCLCLFSNDPTFTDVWLMKEYGNNDSWTKLFRLPHMKDHPRSWSHACPLYVSEDDQVLLDMTSKLVVYNYRDGTFKDFGIQNTFSCWNSKVYQESLISPCP; from the coding sequence ATGCAACTCAAATCGGTCTGCAAATCCTGGAAATATCTTATTTCAGATTCAAATTTCGCCAAGAACCACTTTCGCGTTTCAACCACGCGCCACCATCTTGTCTCAGATAAAACCAAACCCTCACTCAATTATTACCCTCTCTCCTCCGTTTTCACAGAAATCACCCCTACCACCACTCCCTTGCAGCTACAGTTCCCTCTAAACGATCAAAGTTGGGATCGCTTCATTGGTTCATGCCGCGGCATCCTCTGTTTCAGTCTCGGTAAAGCTCCCCCTCTTGTGTGGAATCCTTCCATTCAGAAATTTACTAAATTGCCCTCTTTGGGCTATACAGAACGAGAGGGGCTTTGCAGACTGTATGGCTTTGGCTATGATCATGTAAGTGACACTTacaaggttgttgttgttgattggtaTAGTGATGACGGTTCTCATTATGGGCTTGACAAAAATCAAACTATGCTTCATACTTTGGGTACTAACTCTTGGAGAAGGATTCAGAATTTTCCTTATACCCCTTTTGGTGCGGATGGTTCAGGAACAGTTGTCTGTGGCACTATTAATTGGTTGACATCTAAAACTTGGTCGGCCACTTCATTGTTTATTGTTTCTCTTGATTTGGAGAAGGAGTCTTATCGAGAGCTATTGCCACCGCCTGATCATAGAGTGATAACCGTGGTTAATTTTATGCTAGGAGTGTTAAGGGATTGCTTGTGCCTATTTTCTAATGATCCTACTTTTACAGATGTTTGGCTTATGAAGGAGTATGGAAATAATGATTCTTGGACTAAATTGTTCCGTCTTCCTCACATGAAAGATCATCCTCGTTCTTGGTCTCATGCTTGTCCACTTTATGTTTCTGAGGATGATCAAGTGCTACTTGATATGACGTCCAAGTTGGTTGTTTACAATTATAGAGATGGTACTTTTAAGGATTTCGGTATTCAAAATACATTTAGTTGTTGGAATTCAAAAGTATACCAGGAAAGTTTAATATCACCTTGTCCGTGA